The genomic interval tggcagaggaagtgaaaaaactgttagtcacatgacacagaggatCTTAtccttatccggggtcgggtcgcagggacagcagctacagtaaggaaccccaaaccccttttccaggccacatccgccagctatgactgggggatcccgaggcgttcccaggccagtgaggagatataatctctccactaaGTCCTAGGGgtccggggtctcctcccagctggccgtgcctggaacaccttcctagggaggcgcccaggtggcatccttactagatgcccgaaccacctcaactggctcctttcaacgcaatggagcagtggctctactccgagtctctcccggatggctgagcttctcaccctatctctaagggagatgccaggcacccgtctgagaaaacccattttggccgcttgtacccgcaatctcgttctttcggtcatgacccagcctttaTGACCATAGGTGCAGGTAGGAACGAAAATCGCCCattagatcgagagctttgccttctggctcagctctcttttcgtcacaatgttgcggtaaagcgaatgcaataccgcccccgctgcacagattctccggccgatctctcgctccattttcccctcactcgcaaacaagactctgaggtacttgaactccttcacttggggtaatggctcattccctacccaaagtaggcaatccactggtttcctgctgagagccatggcctccgATTTCGAGGTGCtaatcctcatcccaaccgcttcacactcggctgtgaaccgatccagtgactgctgaaggtcacagaccgatgatgccatcaggaccacatcatctgcaaagagcagcgatgagatcctcaggccaccgaactgcaacccctcctccacgactacgcctcgatatcctatccatgaatatcacaaacaggattggtgataaagtgcagtcctggcagaggccaacatccactgggaacgagtccgacttactgccgagtatccggacacaactcccgctttgggcgtacagggattggatggccctcagaagtgaccccccacCCTatattcccgcagcacctcccaaagtATCATCGGTGGGACCCAgtcatacacacaaaacacatgtagaccattgggcgtactcccagaccacctccaggatccttgcgagagtgaagagttggtccgttgttccacgaccatgGAATcctcattgttcctcttcagtcagaggttcgactatcggccgaaccctcctttccaggaccttggagtagactttaccagggaggctgagaagtgtgatacccctgtagttggcacacactctctggtccccctttttgaataggggaaccaccaccccagtttgccaccccctaggcactctctcagacttccacgcaatgttgacgaggcgtgtccaccaagacagcccctccacacccaaagccttcagcatttctggacgcatctcatcaacccccTGGGGCCttgttgtttgactacctcagtgacctccatgttttatatttgtccagtgtatatttgattatatccagtttgttgttgtgttgacatgttttttatgtatcattgatactcttcctgttaatccttcattggaaaatatatatagaatattatcgAACAAAATTGctgtggtcctgagtatttatttgacacatttatgtcatgatctacaaccaaaagtaatgtagccattcaaccctgttactttatGCAACCATGGTACTCtaatttcaaccctgttactatatcattttctgttagaataaccttaaataattttctcagctcacaaaacgtatgtccttttaatagcttgattaattatatgcatggcacacaacaaataaaacgtctaataaaaagtgtacatttgatgcctttgctggccaaatcactttttttgattgtttaatatctgtttttcctaaatacataacaaaaaataataataataagtgttgaTGGAATGACCCAACAATGTTCGTTGTTTACGTTCAGAATACGTTTTGGAGGGCTGTATGTGTTGCAAACTTaacttttggagctagtgctaCTGACTACattcattggaaaagagttggtaACACTGGGCTGGGTTTTTTGGCTggataattaaataaatctagtttactcttgctggcttctccaATCTCCCTAGCTTTACAGATGaacacactatacacacacacaactagtTCTCTAGATGCTTACATGAAATACTGCCATTTATTATCGATATCACATACTTCCTGAGAAGCAATAAAGCAGATGACTTGATGAAGTCGATTTTATTGCAGTAAATAGATGTGTGCGGTAAAGGATGGGGGTGTTGTCACGTCACATAGTCACGCTTATTACCCCTtccaccccctccaccccctccccATTATCCTGGTGACGTAGGACACACAAACTACTTTAAGAAGCCGCGGTGCCACTAGCCGCATCACTTAGAACGGTCCACAGCAGTTTAACGGTcgtttgtttttcctctcaccGCGGACTCCCTGAACGGTCCGGTACTTCACtcacagtgtgtcagtgtgtgtgtttgctgattGGCTGAACCGGGACCGCTCTGCGCACTGCGTGCAACACAGGGAGCTGCGAGCAGATATATTGGGTGCACAGGCTCGCGCCACTCAACAGTTTCCCACTCCGCCGGTACCCCAGAGGGCACTCGCTGACGAGGAAAGCGTAGAAAAGCTTAAGTGTTTGAAATAACCCAGAGGTAAGATACTACAAACACTACTACAGCTGTCACTAAGAGTCAGTCCTTCACTGAGATGCCTTGGTGGgctgtaaatacatatttacagatGTGTTGATCTGACACAGCAGGTTGCCAGCCGTTACTAGTtactagtagtactagtagtaagAGTAGCATCACTGTTAACTTGTATACCTTGATCAAAATGTGACAAAGTTTGAACTTGTTGTaatttttctgtgtttcagtcCATGGCTGCCCCTGCACACAGCCGCTGCCTGTGGATGTTGCTGCTGGGCGCGTGCGTGTCGCTGGTGGTCGGGACGGAGTGTGAGAAGgagtgtgcactgtgtgtgtaccgcCTGCTGGGACAgcaccctctctcctccctggtaacatttcattattaatattaactaCTCATATTTCGTAAGTTGTGATTGATATGGTGAATGTGATCATAAATAAGCTAAAATACTTTCTCCTTTCATATGCCCCCTTCAGTTTTCACTCAATTCATTTCATGCTTTGCTTTCtgaaaataatctttcaaaccctgtttttcttcatttcctTTATGTCTATGTGTTTTGCCTCCCATCCCTCTGTAATTtccatccctcctctccttttctctttcatttccgcacctctcctcttttcatctTCGTATATTCGTTTATTACATGATTTAGATAATTCTAATCCTGTCCCCTCTTCACATATTTCACTGTGACTATTCCTATCTTAGTTCGTTCTCCTCCTTTCACTCACTGCTTTTACAATtcctcctttccctttcttcaccCATCatcttttcccttttaattCCACCTGTAACCACAGGTATAGCGCTGCCGGAGCAAGGAAACACAATATTCGCAGTTGGCATAATCctattcaaatgtatatacatgttaAAGCCTTGTAGATCCAATTATCACTGAAGCGTATGTTATGCAAGAGAGCCAACATGATGAAGGTGAATATAGATTATTAAATTGCTCTGAAACAGTTGAAGGTGATAATGACAGTTCAACAAACGGaaagctttactttgtgtcggttcaacatgaacacacatctccacaaacctgcacacaaagacagatggAGGATGCATTTCCATCAGGTAGTTACTGTAATACCGGaagtaatgaaaaataaagaaatagattTAGTGAAACCATTTCTATGATTATATATGACCTGCGCTATGTCCAATGTATCTGACCTCGTACATGGTCTCAtggtttaattattaatgttacACAAGAGCTTTTGCTCTGCGATGTGTTCCAAGGCTAAAACGTGAGAAGCCACgttttctttaataaagaaaGTTTGAAAAAAGATGCGCCCTTCTTCAAAAACAAGCAGTATATGGAGTTAAAACCGAGCAGTCTGATGTATGTAGAGGTCTGTATGGTTATAATGTAGCAGTCCGGGGTGGTTTTCAGTCGATTTAATAAAGTTAAACAGAGAACGGCCGTGCGTAAACGGCACTGAGCTCTGCGCCCCGGCGCGGCACTTGTCAGAGGCTGCGGATTTATCACCTTCAgtcctgctgccttcagatgCTGCAGACGCTTTTCCTTCTGCAAAGCAGCTGTGGGCAGCAGATACTGTAACAACCAGCCATATTCATTCATAGATCAATGCAGACTGATTTACCGACTCTCCGGTTCCGGCTGGAGAGTGTTAGTTGTCAGTGGTTACGTAACCTTCGAAATTAGCCACAATTTAACCAATGTGCACGCATACACTCGCGTTCTAGGCTCGCTCCGGTACTTGAACAAAGAGCATTACACACCTGTCTGTAATCGTGGTAATATGTTTGTGTAGGCTTCAAGTGTATCCTCTAAAGTAGATCCCTCTTCCCTCCTCActctcttttcatcttcttcttttttcttgttGTGTCAAATGTTCTGAGTGTGAAACATGATGATATAGACTGGGTCCATGCTCTCCATCAATaccaacatattttatttaacgATGCAAAGTCATTTTATGAGCAGGTGAACATGTTTGAAACTTTTTAACGTACTGAATAAATTATTCACAACTTCAAATTCATACCTCcatcaatctttatttgttATCTCCTTTTCAGTTAGAACCTGGCAACAAATACACATTATTAATGGTTTGTATTAGTACCCTAACATTACAGCCATATAAGTGTCAGAGGACTAAACTAAACACATAGATGAGTCATAAGTCTACCATCTTCAACAATGGAGAAGGATTCCATCccctaaaaatatattttaaaaatgtgtatatgtCTTGAAATGGATCCGGTTCCCTGAATGTTTTACACTTCACAAGACGCTTTTAACACCACTTAGAAACCTGCgataaagacaaaacatatgaaTAAAATCTAAATTGATGTTTAGCCTTGGAATCTGAAAACCAGTCCATATCTAGTATTTGCTGTCACTTTCCCTTCTTAACTCAACTATTACTTGTTGTATACTTCCCATTCTGGCCACCAGAGGGTGCTTCTGCCCTCTCCCCCCAGCCCCTCGGGGGTCAAtatttcctcaattcaattttCCTCTTCATTAATTCTGTCATCATAAACCAGCGGCACTGAAAGCTCAGCAAGAATCCCTCCTCCGTGCCATCAAATGAGTGAGATCCAATGACGCATATGAGGTTGGAAGCAGGTTATATGTATAAAGCCCCCGGGGCCCAGCAGTTGCCTTTAGTCTGATTGTACTCCTGCCACCGCGGTTATATGGACTAAGATAGTTAAAGGATGACTGGGATAAGTGGGGGGGACACAGCTTCCATTAGAGGAATGGGATACTGTGTAAATGGCTGCGACAGATGgtttccagagagagagactgtgtgtttcTAAATTGCTAAGGGATATCATAGATAAAACAGACTGTTAtaatctctttgtctctcctctaTCTGAACACAGGATTGTTTGTTTCTTATGGGAAAGTGGGAAAAGGAAACAACTGATAGATAGAATGAGCTACACAGAAAAATACATGATTGAATTTGATTgatctttgttttggtctccagtTGCCAGTGAAAAAACTAGATGGAATGTTTATTTCTtctcaatacatttaaatacatccAGAGGTgagagttatttatttttgacatgaTCTAGTTGACAGGTTGATGGAAGAATCTTTCCCAAAGTGAATATAAACTCATTTTACACAGCATTTAGTTCTCATGTATTTAATATCTCAAATTATACTTTTGTACAGTGGAATCCTATTGTGAATTAGTCAAGGAAATGTCAGAACATAATTCAAATTACAATTTAGAATCACAATTTCCTAAATTCATATAGCTAAACAGTATACACTAAAATATGTCTCTATTTTACATACTTATATAGTGACAGTTGCagaacatttcacaaaatattttgtttaataaagttACTAACTGTAGCTTTAAAAGCTTAACGAAAGTCAGTGAAATCCACAGAAACAATCATAATGCATTAAATGTGTTGCACATGAGTGATGTGAATGTGACGGGTAGTGTCCACCTTTATATAGAATATGCACTGACTCATTCTCAGAAACAAAGcagattaatgtgtttttaaatctccGGTGGCCTTAATTCAGGCTCTGATATTTCTATGGAAGCGTGACAGATAGTAGTAACTGGCAAACATTGTATTGATAAGACTGACTATGAAAAGTCATAATGATCATTTTGATATTTCCAGACATGCTCACTTGAGTGTGAGGGTGTGTTGGACAGCCAGAAGCTGCGTCTGTGCCGGGACTTCCTATTGGAAAAGGATAACCATCTTCCTCTGGATTCTGACCCCCGTCAAGAGCAGGAACAGGAAGCCGCGGGCGCCATGACAGCTGACGACGAGGACTCGGCTTCACCGGAACACCAGCTGGTCAAGAAGTACGGCGGCTTCATGAAGCGCTACGGTGGTTTCATGTCTCGCCGCTCCTCCTCTCCAGAGGGGCCACGAGAGGATGCTGTAAACcaggatgaagaagaaaaagttcGCCTGGAAATCCTAAAGATTCTCAATGCGGCAGTTGAGCACGGTGGTGAGGGGGATGGTCAGGGAGGCGAGGCGGTGAAGAGGTACGGAGGCTTCATGCGCCGCGCTGAGGAAGGGGTCGCGCAGGGTGACCTGCTGGAGGCGATTTTAGGCCGCGGGCTGAAGAAGCGCTACGGAGGGTTCATGAGGCGCGTGGGCAGGCCTGAGTGGCTGGTGGACAACAGCAAGAGTGGGGGGGTGTTGAAACGGGCCTGGGAGAACGGCAGCGAGCTACAGAAGAGGTACGGGGGCTTCATGGACTAGGACGCAACAGTTATGACCcttcacaccccccccccccccccccaagcatTCACCTTGTAATCTGGACCTGTTGGTGTTTGAATCCACTGCTGTGTATAAGTGCACTGCATACTGCTTTGGTTCAATTGCTCCtgtaattatataaaaaaaaaaagataaacatgtgttgttcagatgtacacaaattatttttggtCTGTTTCTGGTTTTCATgatgatattatttattaaaaataatctgtTGATCGAGGCGTGTTGGTCGAGtgcatgatttaaaaaaggggTCTATGTTTCAGAAGTGGGGGGACACATTAACGTGTGCAAATATTTAATGTGCAGcataaaacatattatacaaTTGGTTGCTTTCCATAAAACTTGTACTTaacaaaagcaataaaaaggTTAAGTAAATACAGCAGTTTGTCCTGTATTAATAACAGTTATTAGAATGAACTGATACTGATAGATCCAGATGTATTTACATCTTTACTTATCTTGAGTTATAATTACACCATGACACCAATGAACCTAAATATACATACAAGGTAATTTGTGTTGCTTTCAAACTCCACCAATCCGATAGTTATGGTAGTATGTCTGTAGAGTGAAAGTGTGttcacagtactaatactacacagtagTAATACTAAGTGGATATGAGTGTATTAACATTTTTCTTCATCTTGTCATTTGCTGGCTGGACTATAACAACACTGTTCAGAAAGATTTTAGCaagtaaataaaactaaaagtgaGAGTGGATATTAAATAGATAGGAGTCTGCAAGTGACCCCCACCAGTACAAAGTATACCTTTGTGTGACGAAAATGAAGAATACAGGGCTGGTGGTGATTTCTCCAGaataacaattaaacaaataaagtgcTTTCAGGTCTTCCAAACATACTGACCACATATTGACTGCATTCAATGTCACCTATGGATTAGATATGACATTAtcgtatacagtatatggcataatgttaatgttaatgagCTGTATGACATTACCATTAAATAATCTCACAGTCGCAATTTGAAATATAATCTAATTAGATTTATGATGAGGTCTTGTAGTTTTTGATAGTTGGTGCTGGAGagtgaataaaatgtaatacagAGAAAAATAGCACTGCTTCTAttcatacatacaaaataaaccTTATTCAACATATTTAAAAGTAAGTTTCAAAAtttcaaaacacacagaagaccTCCTTTGAGCTCATTCTTGTGTGGTAATGAAACTCATCTGTGATACAAAATCAGTAGCTGCTTCTTTTCACTGACAAAACCTGCAGCTCGAACTCTTTGACTTTGTCTAGTAGCAACATCCTGTTTAGTTTAAGGGGAAGAAAGAGCACtcatctctatctatctatctatctatctatccatccatccatccatccatccatccatccatctatctatctatctatctatatctatctatctatctatctatctatctatctctatatctatctatctatctatctatctatctatctctatatctatctatctatctatctatctatctatctatctatctatctatatctatctatctatctatctatctatctatctatctatctatctatctctatatctatatctatttctatatctatctatctatctatctatctatctatctatctatctatctatctatctatctatctatctatctatctatctatctagcatATATAAGGTCGCAATTACCATTACCATACATTACCATTAAATAATCTCACAGTCGCAATTTGAAATATAATCTAATTAGATTTATGATGAGGTCTTGTAGTTTGGTAGTATGTCTGTAGAGTGAAAGTGTGttcacagtactaatactacacagtagTAATACTAAGTGGATATGAGTGTATTAACATTTTTCTtcatcttatctatctatctatctatctatctatctatctatctatctatctatctatctatctatctatctatccggagtaggcaatccaccggtttcctgctgagagccatggcctcagatttatccagagcttctatgcgtttcggaggcgtttagggccaagtataataacttcagttttgtctgtgtttaacatcaacaagttgtagacatccaagtttttatgtccttaaggcatgcttgaagtttagccaattgattggtttcatctggtttaattgatagatataattgggtatcatccgcataacaatgaaagtttatagagtggttccttataatattgcccaaaggaagcatatataaggtgaaaagaatcggtccaagtacagaaccctgcggaactccaagactgactttggctgtcagggaggatttatcgttaacaagtacaaattgagatcgctcagataaataggacttgaaccagcttagtgcggttccttttatgccaacacaatgttccagtctctgtagtagaatgtcatgatcaacagtgtcgaaagcagcactgaggtttaacaagacaagaacagagacaagtcctttgtctgatgccaatagaaggtcattggtaactttcaccagtgccgtctctgtgctatgatgaactctaaatccagattgaaaaacctcaaataaactattattatgtaaaaggtcacacaactgttttgcgactgctttctcaaggatcttagaaagaaagggaaggttagatatcggcgtatagttggctaaaacctctggatcaagaccaggctttttaagaagtggttttattacagctactttaaaggattttggtatgtagccagataatagagacaggttgatcatatttaataacgaggtgttaattaagggtaaaacttctttaaacagtttagttggaatcgggtctaaaagacaggttgatggtttagacgatgagattattgaagttagttggtcatggttgattggagtaaaacagtctagatatatttcaggagttacagatgtttttaaaattccaacagttgaagttaagtcattaccaattgagggcaggaggagattaattttgtctctaataattataatgttatcgttaaagaagctcataaagtcgtcactactgagagatataggaatagaaggctctgtagagctgtggctctctgtcagcctggctacagtgctgaaaagaaacctggggttgttcttattttcttctattaaggaagagtaataagctgctctggcattacggagagccttcttatacgtttcaagatgatctaaccagactaaacaagattcttccagtttagtggaacgccatttactttcaagatttcgacttttgttttagtttgcggatttgtaaattaagccatggagcgttctttttctgttttatgatcttcttctttagaggagcgacagagtcgagtgttattcgcagtgaggctgcagcgctatcaacaagatgattaatttgggagggactaaagttagcattagagtcctccgttatattgatattgaattaagtgctgatggaatcatttccttaaatttattcacagcactatcagatagacatcaagcgtaggatattttgcctactggcttgtagtccagtaacaggacttcaaaagttattaaaaaatggtctgataaaagaggattatgtgaacaca from Cottoperca gobio chromosome 17, fCotGob3.1, whole genome shotgun sequence carries:
- the penka gene encoding proenkephalin a, with the protein product MAAPAHSRCLWMLLLGACVSLVVGTECEKECALCVYRLLGQHPLSSLTCSLECEGVLDSQKLRLCRDFLLEKDNHLPLDSDPRQEQEQEAAGAMTADDEDSASPEHQLVKKYGGFMKRYGGFMSRRSSSPEGPREDAVNQDEEEKVRLEILKILNAAVEHGGEGDGQGGEAVKRYGGFMRRAEEGVAQGDLLEAILGRGLKKRYGGFMRRVGRPEWLVDNSKSGGVLKRAWENGSELQKRYGGFMD